One Methylocaldum marinum DNA window includes the following coding sequences:
- a CDS encoding GlsB/YeaQ/YmgE family stress response membrane protein — protein MAGGQLVKGGGFGAIGDIIVGVFGAVLGGVLFDVLGLSAGGGRLGSLIIATVGAVAFLLLLRLIRKD, from the coding sequence TTGGCTGGCGGGCAATTGGTCAAAGGCGGCGGGTTTGGCGCCATCGGAGACATTATTGTCGGGGTGTTCGGTGCCGTGTTGGGCGGTGTTCTGTTCGATGTCCTGGGTTTGTCCGCCGGGGGCGGCAGGCTTGGGAGCTTGATTATCGCGACGGTTGGCGCCGTAGCCTTCTTGCTTCTGTTGCGTCTGATCAGAAAGGATTAG
- a CDS encoding DUF5666 domain-containing protein has protein sequence MKHLIGMLLLAGTVLSASPSIQAGEEFYGTIEKRPEGKVGTWTIGGREVVVTEKTKLEEDEGPLVVGACVEVEYEGDSVEEIETEKPEKCRKGRNPS, from the coding sequence ATGAAACACCTGATAGGCATGCTGTTGCTAGCCGGCACCGTCCTCTCGGCATCGCCGAGCATTCAAGCGGGCGAAGAGTTTTACGGCACCATTGAAAAGCGTCCCGAAGGCAAGGTCGGCACCTGGACGATAGGCGGTCGCGAGGTCGTGGTGACGGAAAAAACCAAGCTGGAGGAAGACGAAGGCCCCCTGGTGGTTGGCGCTTGCGTGGAGGTCGAGTACGAGGGGGACTCGGTCGAGGAGATTGAAACCGAAAAACCGGAGAAGTGCCGGAAGGGACGGAATCCGTCGTAG
- a CDS encoding ATP-binding protein, giving the protein MEELKATEEELLSSNEEFQSTNEELETAQEELQSSNDELRARNRELNVLNDEMRQARDFAEAVVETMRQPLLVLDGDLRIQQANRAFYRNFKTTREATEQVRLYELGHGQWDIPALRRLLEEVLPAQAAFEDKEVTQAFPELGERTLRLNAQVLRWSDQERILLAIEDITEQRTALDALKTVDRRKDEFLAMLAHELRNPLAPIRNALEIWRRGDAGEAAEKQAQAMLDRQLRLEARLLDDLLDLSRITRGTIVLQKQPVDLTHLVAQAVDDARFQLDAHHHRLGLSLPEHGLSVDGDPARLQQIVSNLLSNAVKYTPPGGDITLTLTHDGQEAVLKVADTGIGISPELLGSIFDLFVQADKSLDRAQGGLGIGLTLVRRLVELHGGQINVRSAGAGKGSEFTVRLPALPRTAVPAAPAETEATEGLPLMRYRILVVDDNADTAGSTALLLQLEGHEVETAYDGPGAIEAAKTFHPQIVLLDIGLPGLDGYEVARRLRALPELEGALLVAMTGYGQDEDRDRSRTAGFDGHLVKPVDLDRLKALISHPGHRVGTPQVH; this is encoded by the coding sequence GTGGAAGAACTGAAGGCAACGGAAGAGGAACTGCTATCCAGTAACGAGGAGTTCCAGAGTACCAACGAGGAACTCGAGACCGCCCAGGAAGAGCTGCAATCGAGCAACGACGAACTGCGCGCCCGCAACCGCGAACTCAACGTGCTGAACGACGAGATGCGGCAGGCGCGCGATTTTGCGGAGGCAGTCGTCGAAACCATGCGTCAGCCGCTGCTCGTGCTCGACGGCGATCTCCGGATTCAGCAGGCGAACCGCGCCTTCTACCGGAACTTCAAAACCACGCGCGAAGCGACCGAGCAGGTCCGGCTCTACGAATTGGGCCATGGGCAATGGGACATTCCCGCCCTGCGCCGGCTTCTCGAAGAGGTTTTGCCCGCCCAGGCCGCTTTCGAGGACAAGGAGGTCACCCAGGCCTTTCCCGAACTCGGAGAGCGGACCCTGCGCCTCAACGCGCAGGTGTTGCGCTGGAGCGACCAGGAGCGCATCCTCCTGGCGATCGAGGATATCACCGAGCAACGGACGGCGCTGGACGCGCTCAAGACGGTCGATCGGCGTAAGGACGAGTTTCTGGCCATGCTCGCCCACGAATTGCGCAATCCTCTGGCACCCATCCGCAACGCCCTGGAAATCTGGCGGCGCGGCGATGCCGGAGAAGCGGCGGAGAAGCAGGCCCAGGCCATGCTGGATCGCCAGCTCCGCCTGGAGGCGCGGTTGCTCGACGATCTCCTCGATCTGTCCCGCATCACCCGTGGAACAATCGTGCTTCAGAAACAGCCGGTCGATCTGACGCATCTAGTGGCGCAGGCGGTCGACGACGCCCGCTTTCAGCTCGACGCGCATCACCATCGGCTCGGCTTGTCGCTGCCGGAGCACGGCCTGTCGGTCGATGGCGATCCGGCCCGATTGCAGCAGATCGTCTCGAATCTTCTGAGCAACGCCGTCAAATACACACCGCCCGGCGGTGACATCACCCTGACCCTGACACACGATGGACAGGAAGCGGTGCTCAAGGTCGCCGACACCGGCATCGGCATCAGCCCGGAACTCCTGGGTTCGATTTTCGACCTCTTCGTGCAGGCCGACAAATCCCTCGATCGTGCCCAAGGCGGCCTCGGCATCGGGCTCACGCTGGTTCGCCGCCTGGTCGAATTGCACGGTGGACAAATAAATGTACGCAGTGCCGGGGCGGGCAAGGGAAGCGAGTTCACGGTGCGCTTGCCGGCTTTGCCGAGAACGGCCGTCCCGGCGGCTCCCGCGGAAACGGAAGCGACCGAAGGACTGCCCCTCATGCGCTACCGTATTCTGGTCGTCGACGACAACGCGGACACTGCGGGAAGTACCGCATTGTTACTGCAACTCGAAGGTCACGAGGTAGAGACGGCGTACGACGGCCCGGGTGCAATCGAAGCCGCGAAGACGTTTCACCCCCAGATCGTCCTGCTCGATATCGGATTGCCGGGTCTGGATGGCTACGAGGTGGCCCGCCGTCTGCGGGCGCTGCCCGAGTTGGAGGGGGCGTTGCTGGTGGCGATGACCGGCTATGGACAGGATGAAGACCGCGACCGATCCCGGACCGCCGGATTCGATGGGCACCTGGTCAAACCGGTCGACCTCGACCGGCTCAAAGCGTTGATTTCTCATCCTGGTCATCGGGTCGGAACTCCTCAAGTCCATTAA
- a CDS encoding chemotaxis protein CheB has product MPFPIVGIGASAGGLEALSEFLAGLPATSGMAFLLVQHLDPHHESVLTQILATRTALPVQEATDGLAVEPDHIYIIPPNAIMTLVQGHLALGARNGLPVPPMPVDRLFYSLAEEQGANAVGVILSGTGSDGALGIQAIKGSGGITYAQDQGSARFSGMPKAAVDLGVVDRVLSPREIARELARLGGHPYLKVDSTASAGEPPPTDEETLKRIFRRLRNVCGVDFTHYKRGTVQRRLARRLALHGLDTLPEYLALLESDAEETQALFQDLLVQVTDFFRDPELFEALSQTVFPRLFERRPSQASLRIWVPGCASGEEVYSIAICLLEFLGERLTQTPIQIFGTDLSEAAIEKARTGLYLENIARHVSAERLRRFFVKVGGHYQITRTIRDLCVFARHDVARDPPFSRLDLVSCRNLLIYLEPALQKRVIPLFHYALNPGGFLVLGPSETIGPFSELFSSVDKRLKIYSKAILPGQKNHLALLDEYPAMPDRARPKLLTLSSEPVEAERLQREADRLAMARYVPPGVLCDSEMNVLQFRGETGPYLANPTGPPTFKLQKLARPGLLIDLSSAVEQVRKEGAPVRREGVHVEGPDGTCAVNIEVLPIRIAGAENPWFLIFLKRKPPWYGAGAQPLSGSFGVRCGAEWARGNARKITRRKAKRIARSGGLRRTSKRPAITFGPCWMHTRRRWKN; this is encoded by the coding sequence ATGCCGTTTCCCATTGTTGGCATCGGAGCTTCCGCCGGCGGACTCGAAGCCTTGTCGGAATTTCTGGCCGGCCTTCCCGCCACCAGCGGTATGGCTTTTCTGTTGGTCCAACACCTCGATCCCCACCACGAAAGCGTCCTGACGCAGATCCTCGCGACCAGAACGGCCTTGCCGGTCCAGGAGGCGACGGACGGGCTCGCGGTCGAACCCGACCACATCTATATCATCCCGCCCAATGCCATCATGACCCTGGTCCAGGGTCATCTGGCTCTCGGCGCTCGCAACGGGCTTCCCGTGCCGCCCATGCCGGTCGACCGTTTGTTTTATTCTCTCGCGGAAGAGCAGGGCGCCAATGCGGTCGGGGTCATTCTCTCCGGCACGGGCTCGGACGGCGCGCTGGGGATACAGGCGATCAAGGGTTCCGGCGGTATCACCTATGCCCAGGACCAAGGCTCGGCCAGATTCAGCGGCATGCCGAAGGCGGCGGTGGATCTCGGCGTGGTCGATCGGGTGCTGTCCCCGCGCGAGATTGCCCGCGAACTCGCTCGCCTCGGCGGCCATCCGTACCTGAAGGTGGACAGCACCGCTTCCGCCGGGGAACCTCCGCCCACGGACGAGGAAACGCTCAAGCGGATCTTTCGCCGCCTCCGCAACGTCTGTGGTGTGGACTTCACGCACTATAAGCGCGGCACCGTGCAGCGGCGGCTCGCGCGCCGCCTGGCCCTGCACGGATTAGATACGCTGCCGGAATACCTGGCTTTGTTGGAAAGCGACGCGGAGGAAACCCAGGCCCTGTTTCAGGACCTGCTGGTCCAGGTGACCGATTTCTTCCGAGATCCCGAGTTGTTCGAAGCGTTGAGCCAAACCGTCTTTCCGCGCTTGTTCGAACGGCGTCCGTCTCAAGCTTCGCTGCGGATCTGGGTTCCGGGTTGCGCCAGCGGCGAGGAGGTCTATTCCATCGCCATCTGCCTTTTGGAGTTTTTGGGCGAGCGCCTGACCCAGACCCCGATTCAGATTTTCGGCACCGATCTCAGCGAGGCCGCCATCGAGAAGGCGCGTACCGGACTTTACCTGGAAAATATCGCCCGCCACGTCTCCGCCGAGCGGCTCCGGCGTTTCTTCGTCAAGGTCGGCGGCCACTATCAAATTACCCGCACAATCCGCGATTTGTGCGTATTCGCCCGCCACGACGTCGCCCGCGATCCCCCTTTCTCGCGACTGGATCTCGTGAGCTGCCGCAACCTCTTGATCTATCTCGAGCCGGCCCTGCAGAAGCGGGTGATTCCGCTGTTCCATTACGCCTTGAATCCGGGCGGATTTCTCGTGCTGGGACCGTCCGAAACCATAGGCCCTTTCTCCGAGCTGTTTAGTTCCGTCGACAAGCGGCTCAAAATCTATTCCAAGGCGATCCTGCCCGGACAGAAGAATCACCTGGCGTTGCTGGACGAGTATCCGGCGATGCCGGACCGTGCCCGCCCGAAACTATTGACGCTGTCCAGCGAACCCGTGGAGGCGGAGCGCTTGCAACGGGAGGCGGATCGCTTGGCCATGGCCCGCTACGTTCCGCCTGGCGTCCTGTGCGATTCGGAGATGAACGTGCTTCAGTTCCGGGGCGAGACCGGTCCGTATCTGGCGAATCCGACCGGTCCTCCGACTTTCAAGCTGCAGAAGCTGGCGCGGCCGGGCCTCCTCATCGACCTCAGCAGCGCCGTCGAGCAGGTCCGCAAGGAAGGGGCTCCGGTGCGGCGGGAGGGCGTGCACGTGGAAGGGCCGGACGGCACCTGCGCGGTCAATATCGAGGTACTGCCGATTCGGATCGCCGGGGCGGAAAACCCGTGGTTTCTGATTTTTTTGAAGCGCAAGCCTCCCTGGTACGGGGCCGGGGCACAACCATTGTCGGGGAGTTTTGGCGTTCGTTGCGGAGCCGAATGGGCTCGGGGAAACGCGCGGAAAATTACCCGCCGGAAAGCGAAAAGGATCGCCAGATCCGGAGGCTTACGCAGGACCTCGAAGCGGCCCGCGATTACATTCGGGCCATGCTGGATGCACACGAGACGACGGTGGAAGAACTGA
- a CDS encoding DesA family fatty acid desaturase codes for MIDGLLNLPGWGLIAITLALTHVTIASVTIFLHRHQAHRALNLHPVVSHFFRFWLWLTTGIVTKEWVSIHRKHHAHCESPQDPHSPRVFGIRKVLWEGAELYRAEARHVETLDHYGYGTPNDWIERNLYSRYRGGGVALLFVIDVVLFGLYGITVWAVQMLWTPFWAAGVINGLGHYRGYRNFETPDASTNLFPLGLLIGGEELHNNHHAYPASARLAHRWWELDIGWVYIRLMQRFRLAEIRRTAPRIRLERAPKPINPATVQAVMRNRYHILALYGRRVVLPVLRHEWKAAPSAHRPLLRKAKTPLVREGVELDETACQTLKQALDLSRTLETIYRSKHDLKQLWIRSASHYEARVQLLENWCRQAEDTGIEALGDFARLLRRYTLPRA; via the coding sequence ATGATTGATGGATTGCTCAACCTTCCCGGATGGGGACTTATTGCCATTACCCTGGCCCTGACCCACGTCACCATTGCCAGTGTGACCATTTTCCTGCATCGTCACCAAGCGCATCGCGCCCTGAATCTCCATCCTGTCGTCAGCCATTTCTTCAGATTCTGGCTGTGGCTGACCACCGGTATAGTCACCAAGGAATGGGTGTCGATTCATCGCAAACACCACGCCCATTGCGAAAGCCCGCAAGACCCTCACAGCCCCCGCGTCTTCGGCATTCGGAAAGTGCTGTGGGAAGGCGCCGAGTTATACCGGGCCGAAGCCCGCCACGTCGAAACGCTGGACCACTATGGCTATGGCACCCCGAATGACTGGATCGAACGGAACCTTTACAGCCGCTATCGAGGCGGGGGTGTTGCCCTGCTGTTCGTCATCGATGTCGTGCTATTCGGCCTGTACGGCATCACGGTGTGGGCGGTGCAAATGCTCTGGACTCCCTTTTGGGCGGCGGGCGTGATCAACGGCCTGGGCCACTACCGGGGCTATCGCAATTTCGAAACCCCGGACGCCTCCACGAACCTGTTTCCCTTAGGGCTCCTCATCGGCGGCGAGGAATTGCATAACAATCACCACGCGTATCCGGCCTCGGCCCGTCTCGCCCATCGCTGGTGGGAATTGGACATCGGCTGGGTCTACATCCGCCTGATGCAAAGGTTTCGGCTGGCCGAGATCCGCCGCACGGCCCCTCGAATCCGCCTCGAGCGCGCTCCCAAACCGATCAACCCGGCCACGGTCCAGGCCGTAATGCGCAACCGCTATCATATCCTAGCTTTGTACGGGCGTCGCGTCGTGCTCCCCGTACTGCGGCACGAGTGGAAGGCCGCTCCTTCCGCGCACCGGCCGCTGCTGCGTAAGGCAAAAACGCCTCTGGTTCGGGAGGGCGTCGAACTCGATGAAACGGCCTGCCAAACCTTAAAGCAGGCGCTGGACTTGAGCCGGACGCTTGAGACGATCTACCGTTCCAAACACGACCTGAAACAGCTCTGGATCCGATCCGCCAGCCATTACGAAGCCCGCGTGCAATTGCTCGAGAACTGGTGCAGGCAGGCGGAAGACACCGGCATCGAGGCCTTGGGCGACTTCGCCCGACTACTGCGCCGATATACGCTCCCAAGAGCCTAA
- a CDS encoding ABC transporter permease, with the protein MYSVVSAILIVASFGIYNTLSTIVMEKTRDIAILKSIGFHARDVRLIFLLEGTIIGVIGSVFGLLLGAGLMRVLAAIEFRPPGVTEKVHMPIWWGPEQFALATAFALVSCILAAYLPARRAGRVHPVEILRGAA; encoded by the coding sequence ATGTACAGCGTGGTGTCGGCGATCCTCATCGTGGCGTCCTTCGGGATATACAACACCCTGTCGACGATCGTGATGGAAAAGACCCGCGATATCGCAATCCTGAAATCCATCGGCTTTCACGCCCGCGACGTGCGGCTCATCTTCCTGCTCGAGGGAACCATCATCGGGGTGATAGGCAGCGTGTTCGGGCTGCTCTTGGGGGCTGGACTCATGAGAGTCCTGGCGGCTATCGAATTCAGGCCGCCCGGCGTCACGGAAAAAGTGCACATGCCGATCTGGTGGGGACCGGAACAATTCGCCCTCGCCACTGCTTTCGCGCTGGTCTCGTGCATTCTCGCTGCCTATCTGCCGGCGCGCCGCGCGGGGCGCGTGCATCCGGTCGAGATTCTGCGGGGTGCCGCATGA
- a CDS encoding CvpA family protein, giving the protein MAFNPIDVFLFLLVLLGIRGGWRRGFVLGFLGLLRWSGSLLAGWFLYRPVTDWLASKSGCSSVWLQPAAFLLIVLLASPVIGLIGNALIKRLPDGFNRGIFNRLFGALPGLANGLVAAAIAAALLFVVPLPESLREAARDSGTANRLAVLVERTATALTPIFEDALTQGLHRRYPKSGEFISLPFKVETPQAKPTFERQMLELVNRERAAEGLSPLKIDPALTEVARRHSSDMFARGYFSHYTPEGKSPFDRMRESDLRFLIAGENLAFAPSVAIAHAGLMNSPGHRANILRPQFGRVGIGIMDGGVHGLIVTQNFRN; this is encoded by the coding sequence ATGGCCTTCAACCCCATCGACGTCTTTCTCTTTCTCTTGGTTCTGCTCGGCATCCGGGGCGGATGGCGGCGCGGTTTCGTTTTGGGCTTTCTCGGTCTTCTGCGCTGGTCGGGGAGCTTGCTCGCGGGCTGGTTTCTGTATCGGCCGGTGACGGATTGGCTGGCCTCGAAATCCGGTTGCTCGAGTGTCTGGCTGCAACCCGCCGCGTTTCTCCTGATCGTACTGCTCGCGAGTCCGGTCATCGGCCTGATCGGAAATGCGCTGATCAAGCGCTTGCCAGACGGGTTTAATCGAGGGATATTCAATCGCCTCTTCGGTGCGCTGCCGGGACTGGCAAACGGGCTCGTCGCGGCGGCCATCGCTGCCGCCTTGCTGTTTGTGGTACCGTTGCCGGAAAGTCTGCGCGAAGCGGCTCGCGACAGCGGGACGGCCAATCGTTTGGCGGTGCTGGTCGAACGAACGGCCACGGCACTGACGCCGATTTTCGAAGACGCGCTAACGCAGGGGCTCCATCGCCGCTATCCGAAATCCGGCGAATTCATTTCGTTGCCGTTCAAGGTGGAAACACCCCAGGCTAAACCGACCTTCGAACGGCAAATGCTCGAACTTGTCAACCGCGAGCGGGCGGCTGAAGGGCTTTCGCCGCTGAAGATCGATCCCGCCCTGACCGAGGTGGCGCGAAGACATTCGTCCGATATGTTCGCCCGCGGTTATTTTTCTCATTACACGCCGGAAGGCAAAAGCCCGTTCGACCGCATGCGCGAATCCGATCTGCGGTTTCTCATCGCCGGGGAAAACCTCGCCTTCGCTCCCAGCGTCGCGATCGCCCACGCCGGCTTGATGAACTCGCCCGGCCACCGCGCGAACATCCTGCGGCCGCAATTCGGGCGGGTCGGCATCGGCATCATGGACGGCGGCGTTCACGGTTTGATCGTGACCCAAAATTTCCGAAATTGA
- a CDS encoding TSUP family transporter, whose protein sequence is MSVDILLTVIATAIVQSIFGAGVLLFGTPILLLLGYEFVDVLIVLLPISIAINLLQIAKHHAHIDFVFYRNVLFLTLPPIALFLFLVTHTRINIGLMIGLFLLLIALKEYSPSVTRAINALMKFEKAYFATMGVIHGLSNLGGSLLTALVHHKDYEKDVARVTVAASYATFAVVQILTLWLFSRSQIDVRFAENAIYLVVGALVFLLTDEMLYTHIEQARYRRVFAGFLAIAGIVLMIRALN, encoded by the coding sequence ATGTCGGTCGACATTCTGCTGACCGTGATCGCCACGGCCATTGTTCAATCCATTTTCGGCGCGGGGGTGTTGCTGTTCGGCACGCCTATCCTGTTGCTGCTCGGCTACGAATTCGTGGACGTGCTCATCGTGCTGCTGCCGATTTCGATCGCCATCAATCTGTTGCAAATCGCCAAGCACCATGCCCACATCGATTTTGTCTTTTACCGGAACGTGCTGTTTCTGACGCTGCCGCCCATCGCGCTCTTCCTGTTCCTGGTGACTCATACCCGGATCAATATCGGCTTAATGATCGGATTGTTTCTGCTGCTCATCGCCCTGAAGGAATACTCGCCGTCCGTGACCCGCGCCATCAACGCCCTGATGAAATTTGAAAAGGCTTACTTCGCGACCATGGGCGTTATACACGGGCTCAGCAATCTGGGCGGATCGCTTCTCACGGCGCTGGTACACCACAAGGATTACGAAAAGGATGTGGCCCGCGTCACCGTCGCGGCTTCCTACGCCACTTTCGCCGTAGTGCAAATCCTCACCTTGTGGCTGTTCAGCCGGTCGCAGATCGATGTGCGGTTCGCCGAAAATGCCATCTACCTGGTCGTCGGCGCCTTGGTTTTTCTGCTGACCGACGAGATGCTTTACACGCACATCGAGCAAGCCAGGTACCGCCGCGTCTTCGCGGGTTTTCTGGCCATCGCCGGCATCGTGTTGATGATTCGAGCTTTGAATTAG
- a CDS encoding DUF190 domain-containing protein — translation MACQQVTVARIYLHESEHLLSKLMKFLHDEEMVAGVTVLRGMTGFGRDGKIHTASLVDLSLDLPLVVEFYDEPDRVETVIRELLRRMDLSHVVTWSGVRHLKEE, via the coding sequence ATGGCATGTCAGCAAGTCACCGTAGCGCGGATTTATCTCCACGAGAGCGAACACCTTCTGTCCAAGCTCATGAAATTCCTGCATGACGAGGAGATGGTTGCGGGGGTCACCGTGCTGCGGGGGATGACGGGGTTCGGCCGGGACGGAAAAATCCACACGGCCTCACTGGTCGACCTGTCCCTGGATTTGCCCCTCGTGGTCGAGTTTTACGACGAGCCGGATCGGGTGGAGACCGTGATCCGGGAACTGCTGCGGCGGATGGATTTATCCCATGTGGTCACCTGGTCCGGCGTCCGCCACCTGAAAGAGGAATGA
- a CDS encoding efflux RND transporter periplasmic adaptor subunit, protein MQRKWIWILAIGVLAAAGGIYWWREGPVTVTVVTPTRGPAVDAIYATGTVEPTVMMPIAPRQAGYLAELKVDEGDRVREGQVLARLDDQDLRNTVEELAARVEFARAQHQRLLELVRRNVVAKAELDRARSDLDAAEAVLARARALRDFMTLTSPADGLIIRRDGEIGQFIPVGQALFYLSCCAPLRVTAEVDEEDILRVRVGQKAVLRADALPDQVLDGEVSEVTPKGDPVARSYRVRIRLAEPEKLRIGMTVDANLVVSERENALLVPSTAIQNGAVWVVEDGRLHRQPVRTGVAGAVRTEIVEGLAPDARVVETPSENLREGRAARIRSSSSASVS, encoded by the coding sequence ATGCAAAGAAAGTGGATCTGGATTCTTGCCATCGGCGTGCTCGCTGCCGCCGGTGGAATTTATTGGTGGCGCGAAGGTCCTGTCACGGTCACGGTCGTGACGCCGACTCGCGGGCCCGCGGTGGACGCGATTTACGCGACCGGCACGGTGGAGCCCACGGTGATGATGCCTATCGCGCCACGGCAGGCAGGATATCTGGCCGAACTTAAGGTCGATGAAGGCGATCGGGTGCGTGAGGGACAGGTGCTGGCGCGGCTCGACGACCAGGATTTGAGGAACACGGTCGAGGAACTGGCCGCGCGGGTGGAGTTCGCGCGTGCGCAGCATCAGCGCCTGCTGGAGCTGGTAAGGCGCAATGTCGTTGCCAAAGCCGAGCTGGACCGGGCCCGCTCCGATCTGGACGCGGCCGAGGCGGTGCTGGCGCGTGCTCGCGCTCTGCGCGACTTCATGACCCTCACGTCGCCTGCCGACGGCCTGATCATCCGGCGCGACGGCGAGATCGGCCAGTTCATTCCGGTAGGGCAGGCCTTGTTCTATCTCTCCTGCTGCGCACCCTTGCGCGTCACCGCCGAGGTCGACGAAGAAGACATTCTGCGGGTGCGCGTGGGGCAGAAAGCAGTATTGCGTGCCGATGCGCTGCCGGACCAAGTGCTCGACGGCGAAGTCAGCGAAGTCACGCCTAAGGGTGACCCGGTCGCACGCAGCTACCGGGTCCGCATCCGGCTTGCCGAACCGGAGAAGCTGCGGATCGGCATGACGGTCGACGCCAACCTGGTCGTTTCGGAACGGGAGAACGCCCTGCTGGTACCGTCAACGGCCATTCAGAACGGCGCTGTATGGGTGGTCGAGGACGGCAGGCTGCACCGGCAGCCGGTACGCACCGGCGTGGCCGGCGCCGTTCGTACCGAAATTGTCGAAGGACTCGCGCCGGACGCACGGGTGGTCGAGACGCCCTCGGAAAACCTCCGCGAGGGCCGCGCCGCCCGCATCCGATCGTCCTCGTCCGCGTCGGTATCCTGA
- the crcB gene encoding fluoride efflux transporter CrcB, whose translation MMSQLFAIALGGSAGAVTRYLVATGIYAWLGRGFPHGTLFVNVSGSFLMGFLTELMLQRFSLAVEYRAAILVGFLGAYTTFSTFALETLYLFEDGNLAKAGLNIFLSAVLCLAAVWIGLVLGRQIFAADLYPWLGHGFPYGGLALALSIALILAAAAEFVFLYFDLSTLYRAIVLISLLGAMTLAATLWLAFQLPEIRAEFQGLLSIFAVNALLGVAAVWLGTLMGNWLWHVSKSP comes from the coding sequence ATGATGAGCCAACTCTTCGCCATCGCCTTGGGCGGTTCGGCCGGAGCCGTAACGCGTTACCTGGTCGCCACCGGCATCTACGCCTGGCTGGGGCGAGGCTTTCCTCACGGCACCCTGTTCGTGAACGTGTCCGGCTCGTTCCTGATGGGATTTCTGACCGAACTGATGCTGCAACGATTTTCGCTGGCCGTCGAATACCGGGCGGCGATTCTGGTCGGGTTCCTGGGCGCCTACACGACCTTCTCGACCTTTGCCCTCGAGACCTTGTACTTGTTCGAGGATGGCAATCTCGCGAAAGCGGGACTCAATATTTTCTTGAGCGCCGTGTTGTGTCTCGCGGCAGTCTGGATCGGCCTGGTGCTGGGCCGGCAGATCTTTGCCGCCGATCTCTATCCCTGGCTGGGGCACGGGTTTCCATACGGCGGCCTGGCGCTCGCGCTGAGCATCGCCTTGATCCTGGCCGCAGCGGCCGAATTCGTTTTTCTTTACTTCGATCTGTCTACCCTGTACCGGGCGATTGTCTTGATCAGCCTGCTCGGTGCGATGACCCTGGCGGCGACCTTGTGGCTCGCGTTTCAGTTGCCTGAAATTCGGGCGGAATTTCAGGGTCTATTGAGCATCTTCGCCGTGAACGCCCTGCTCGGGGTCGCGGCGGTCTGGTTGGGCACACTCATGGGTAACTGGTTATGGCATGTCAGCAAGTCACCGTAG
- a CDS encoding ABC transporter ATP-binding protein gives MTPVLRAEHLVRKLAGEVSVTLVEDINLEIERGEFVCIMGPSGSGKSSLLYLLGLLDVPTSGRVWLDGEDTSAYGENELANRRLEKLGFVFQFHFLLAEFSVLDNVTLPMRRLGKLGDAAIRTRGMELLARLGVAEQSAKHPHQLSGGQRQRVAIARALANDPLVVLADEPTGNLDSVSSATVRQILHDLAHQMGKTVVAVTHDVSFAAAADRRIGIVDGKINADWRPA, from the coding sequence ATGACGCCGGTTCTGCGCGCCGAACATCTCGTGCGCAAGCTGGCCGGGGAAGTTTCGGTGACCCTGGTGGAGGACATCAACCTCGAGATCGAGCGGGGCGAGTTCGTCTGCATCATGGGGCCTTCCGGCTCCGGCAAGTCCTCGCTGCTCTACCTGCTCGGCCTGCTGGACGTTCCGACCTCGGGGCGGGTGTGGCTGGACGGCGAGGATACTTCGGCCTACGGCGAGAACGAGTTGGCGAATCGCCGGCTGGAGAAACTGGGATTCGTGTTCCAGTTCCATTTCCTGCTCGCCGAGTTTTCGGTGCTCGACAACGTGACGCTGCCGATGCGGCGGCTCGGCAAGCTCGGCGATGCCGCGATCCGTACGCGCGGCATGGAGTTGTTGGCTCGGCTGGGCGTCGCCGAGCAGAGCGCGAAACATCCGCACCAGCTTTCGGGAGGGCAACGTCAGCGGGTGGCCATCGCCCGCGCGCTGGCCAACGATCCCCTGGTGGTTCTGGCGGACGAGCCGACCGGAAATCTCGACTCGGTATCGAGTGCCACGGTGCGGCAGATTCTCCACGATCTGGCGCACCAAATGGGCAAGACGGTGGTCGCCGTGACCCATGACGTCTCCTTTGCAGCAGCCGCCGACCGGCGCATCGGCATCGTCGACGGCAAAATCAACGCGGATTGGCGACCGGCTTAG